A DNA window from Phragmites australis chromosome 11, lpPhrAust1.1, whole genome shotgun sequence contains the following coding sequences:
- the LOC133885638 gene encoding glutathione S-transferase T3-like, which translates to MLVSAWLEVSLDAIQGNEQSRATYWQRITDYFHEHKDFASDRNSNSLQHRWSVILEGVNRFCGCYVQIQNRRQSGVTEQDKVMHACELYKSKDPKGRSFGLLHCWNILQHEQKWKDRCGEKKQKTSTTGSPLSSPGTNESHLEVDGEGHTSEPVVRPVGRKAEKERQRRGKNPISSGDNLYMEAMENLWAKKKEAEALKEVAKKERNDERLALEKKKIELKEQDIELRRRIEDDKVMNMDLSAMSERQRHYYTRLQDEIIARLFGTGSG; encoded by the exons ATGTTGGTGTCGGCATGGCTAGAAGTTAGTTTGGATGCTATACAAGGGAATGAACAATCACGTGCTACGTATTGGCAAAGAATTACTGATTATTTTCATGAGCACAAGGACTTTGCATCTGATCGTAATTCCAATTCTCTACAGCATCGTTGGTCTGTCATACTAGAAGGTGTTAACCGATTTTGTGGATGTTATGTTCAGATTCAAAACAGGAGGCAAAGCGGGGTGACAGAACAAGATAAG gtaatgcatgcatgtgaattgtaTAAGTCAAAAGATCCGAAAGGCAGATCGTTCGGATTGTTGCATTGTTGGAATATCTTGCAGCACGAGCAAAAGTGGAAGGATAGGTGCGGCGAGAAAAAACAGAAGACATCCACCACTGGAAGTCCATTGTCCAGTCCTGGGACCAATGAGAGTCATCTAGAGGTTGATGGGGAGGGTCATACTTCAGAGCCCGTGGTTAGGCCAGTAGGTAGGAAGGCGGAGAAAGAGCGACAGCGGCGAGGTAAAAATCCCATTTCTTCTGGAGATAATCTTTACATGGAAGCGATGGAAAACTTGTGGGCTAAGAAGAAAGAGGCAGAAGCCTTGAAAGAGGTTGCAAAAAAAGAGCGCAATGATGAAAGACTTGcacttgagaagaaaaagattgaaCTGAAGGAACAAGATATTGAGTTAAGGAGAAGGATTGAAGATGATAAGgtgatgaatatggatcttagTGCTATGAGTGAGCGACAACGACATTACTATACACGCTTGCAGGATGAGATCATTGCTCGGCTGTTTGGCACAGGCTCGGGTTGA
- the LOC133884631 gene encoding ABC transporter G family member 12-like, with protein MDVGGRGRGGDGSNGMAAWRGAVSPAARYAESGGASLTWENLTGVLPGGRGRATKKLVQGLYGYAVPGRIVAIMGPSGSGKSTLLDSLSGRLARNVVLTGKVLLNGKKRRLDYGVVAYVTQENVLLSTLTVRETVTYSALLRLPSSMSKSEVRRVVDDTLDEMGLRECADRNVGNWHLRGISGGEKKRLSIALEILTHPRLLFLDEPTSGLDSAAAFSVVQTLRHLAVDGGRTIVSSVHQPSSEVFALFDDLCLLSSGECVYFGDAKQATQFFAETGFPCPSRRNPSDHFLRCVNSDFDEVATTMKGSMKLRAEAELDPFLNYSTSEIRERLVDKYRISEYAMMVRNTIHEITKIEGVMEEVVRGSQASWFKQLRTLTRRSFTNMSRDFGYYWLRIIIYILMAICLGTIYYDVGTSYTAIQARASCGGFVSGFMTFMSIGGFPSFIEEMKVFTLERQNGHYGVAAYVISNFLSSMPFLLAVSWASASITYWMVKFRPGFSYYAFFALNLYGGVSVIESLMMIISALVPNFLMGLILGAGVIGIMMLTSGFFRLLPELPKIFWRYPVSYIVYGSWGLKGAYKNDLIGLEFEPMMSGQPKLTGEYIITELMGLSLNQSKWLDLAMIFVLLFSYRLTFFIVLKVKEAAAPYIRVAYTRFTVKRLERRASFRKTLAMTSLSKRHNPPHPMAIQEGLNSPLPY; from the exons ATGGACGTCGGCggcagaggaagaggaggagatggTAGTAACGGGATGGCGGCATGGCGGGGGGCGGTGTCCCCGGCGGCGCGGTACGCGGAGTCCGGCGGGGCGAGCCTGACGTGGGAGAACCTGACGGGCGTGCTGCCGGGCGGCCGCGGGCGGGCGACCAAGAAGCTGGTGCAGGGGCTGTACGGCTACGCGGTGCCCGGCCGGATCGTCGCCATCATGGGGCCATCCGGCTCCGGCAAGTCCACACTCCTCGACTCACTCTCCG GGAGGCTAGCGAGGAACGTGGTGCTGACCGGGAAGGTGCTGCTCAACGGCAAGAAGAGGCGGCTCGACTATGGCGTCGTG GCTTACGTGACCCAAGAGAACGTGCTGCTGAGCACCCTGACGGTGCGCGAGACGGTGACCTACTCGGCGCTGCTGCGGCTGCCGTCGAGCATGAGCAAGTCGGAGGTGCGGCGCGTGGTGGACGACACGCTGGACGAGATGGGCCTCCGGGAGTGCGCCGACCGCAATGTCGGCAACTGGCACCTCCGCGGCATCAGCGGCGGCGAGAAGAAGCGGCTGAGCATCGCGCTGGAGATCCTCACCCACCCGCGCCTCCTCTTCCTGGACGAGCCCACCAGCGGCCTCGACagcgccgccgccttctccgtCGTACAGACGCTCCGCCACCTCGCCGTCGACGGCGGCCGCACCATCGTCTCCTCCGTGCACCAGCCCAGCAGCGAGGTCTTCGCGCTCTTCGACGACCTCTGCCTCCTCTCCAGCGGGGAGTGCGTCTACTTTGGAGACGCAAAGCAGGCAACACAG TTCTTTGCCGAAACAGGGTTCCCCTGCCCCAGCCGGAGGAACCCGTCGGACCATTTCCTCCGGTGCGTCAACTCTGACTTTGACGAAGTCGCCACCACCATGAAAGGATCCATGAAGCTGCGAGCA GAGGCAGAGCTTGACCCCTTCTTGAATTACTCGACGTCGGAGATCAGAGAACGGCTAGTGGACAAGTACCGGATCTCGGAATACGCCATGATGGTTAGGAACACGATACACGAGATAACAAAGATC GAGGGTGTGATGGAGGAGGTGGTCCGTGGCAGCCAGGCGAGCTGGTTCAAGCAGCTGCGCACACTAACGAGACGGTCCTTCACCAACATGTCCCGCGACTTCGGCTACTACTGGCTGCGCATCATCATCTACATCCTCATGGCCATCTGCCTGGGCACTATCTACTACGACGTGGGCACGAGCTACACGGCCATCCAGGCGCGCGCCTCGTGCGGCGGCTTCGTCTCGGGCTTCATGACCTTCATGTCCATCGGCGGCTTCCCGTCCTTCATCGAGGAGATGAAGGTcttcaccctcgagcgccagaaCGGCCACTACGGCGTCGCCGCATATGTCATCTCCAACTTCCTCTCCTCCATGCCGTTCCTGCTCGCCGTGTCCTGGGCCAGCGCATCCATCACCTACTGGATGGTCAAGTTCCGGCCGGGGTTCAGCTACTACGCCTTCTTCGCGCTCAACCTCTACGGCGGCGTCTCCGTCATCGAGAGCCTCATGATGATAATCTCTGCCCTCGTGCCAAACTTCCTCATGGGACTCATCCTCGGCGCCGGCGTCATT GGGATCATGATGTTAACGTCTGGATTCTTCCGGCTGCTTCCGGAACTTCCGAAGATTTTCTGGCGCTACCCCGTGTCCTACATTGTCTATGGCTCATGGGGTTTGAAG GGCGCGTACAAGAACGACCTGATCGGGCTGGAGTTCGAGCCGATGATGTCGGGGCAGCCGAAGCTGACTGGCGAGTACATCATCACCGAGCTGATGGGGCTGAGCCTGAACCAATCCAAGTGGCTGGACCTCGCCATGATCTTTGTCCTTCTCTTCTCCTACCGCCTAACCTTCTTCATCGTCCTCAAGGTCAAGGAGGCAGCCGCGCCATACATCCGCGTCGCCTACACGCGCTTCACCGTTAAGCGCCTGGAGCGGCGCGCATCTTTCAGGAAGACCCTGGCCATGACGTCGCTGTCTAAGCGGCACAACCCGCCGCACCCCATGGCCATCCAGGAGGGGCTCAACTCCCCCTTGCCGTACTGA
- the LOC133883993 gene encoding uncharacterized protein LOC133883993, protein MSHHFLVDSSSSEEDDDDEFILATLHQAHTQYALLNAARPGGSVPGRQYINRNREAGHWRLYEDYFSDAPTYGPTFFRRRFRMSRSLFLRILQAVEQHDDYFVQKRDRIRRLGLSPLQKITAAFRMLTYGVAADATDDYIRIAESTAVESLKRFVKAIVEIFGDEYLRSPNDNDTARLLTIGEQKGFPGMLGSIDCMHWKWKNCPAAWQGQFTGHVHEPTIILEAVASHDLWIWHAFFGLPGSHNDINVLHRSHLFANLAEGHAPEVNYTINDHNYTMGYYLADGIYPQWATFVKPIPSPQGNKRKYFTKVQAAVRKEVERAFGVLQSRFAIVRGPARFWDQDTLGQIMTACIIMHNMIVEDERDAEGDHHFDGMGEVVTASHRPTAELQAFLRTHLAITNRETHSQLRDDLVEHLWKKYGGV, encoded by the exons ATGAGTCATCATTTTCTGGTAGATTCATCGTcgtcggaggaggatgatgacgacgaatTCATTCTTGCTACACTACACCAAGCACACACTCAATATGCGCTTTTGAATGCTGCACGACCTGGGGGTTCTGTGCCTGGACGTCAGTATATCAACCGCAACAGAGAAGCCGGGCATTGGAGGCTATACGAAGACTACTTTTCAGATGCTCCTACCTACGGTCCAACTTTCTTTCGTCGCAG GTTTAGAATGTCTCGTTCTCTATTTCTTCGCATACTGCAAGCTGTAGAACaacatgatgattattttgtgcagaaaagagatagaatcagacgtcttgggttatctcctttgcagaagataACCGCAGCATTTAGGATGCTAACTTATGGAGTAGCAGCAGATGCTACTGATGATTATATTCGGATTGCAGAAAGTACTGCTGTAGAGAGTCTTAAAAGGtttgtgaaagctattgttgaAATCTTCGGTGATGAGTACCTGAGATCCCCAAATGATAATGATACAGCTAGATTACTTACAATTGGAGAGCAAAAGGGTTTTCCCGGTATGCTTGGGAgcatagattgcatgcattggaagtggaaGAATTGCCCTGCAGCATGGCAAGGTCAGTTTACCGGTCATGTGCACGAGCCCACCATTATTCTAGAAGCCGTTGCTTCACATgatctttggatttggcatgccttctttggtttaccaggatctcacaatgatattaatgttctGCACCGTTCTCAcctatttgcaaatctagctgAAGGGCACGCTCCAGAAGTGAACTACACCATTAATGATCATAATTATACAATGGGGTATTACCTTGCAGATGGCATATATCCTCAATGGGCCACATTTGTTAAGCCAATACCATCTCCACAAGGGAATAAGAGGAAATATTTTACGAAAGTACAAGCAGCGGTGAGGAAGGAGGTGGAACGAGCATTTGGAGTTCTGCAATCTCGTTTTGCCATTGTTCGTGGGCCAGCAAGATTTTGGGATCAAGACACACTAGGACAAATCATGACAGCTTGTAtcatcatgcataatatgatcgTTGAAGATGAGCGAGATGCAGAAGGTGACCACCATTTTGATGGGATGGGAGAAGTTGTGACAGCTTCTCATCGTCCTACGGCTGAACTGCAAGCGTTTCTTCGAACTCATCTAGCCATTACTAACAGGGAAACTCACTCACAGCTTCGTGATGATCTAGTCGAGCACCTGTGGAAAAAATATGGAGGGGTGTAG